Proteins encoded together in one Gemmatimonadota bacterium DH-78 window:
- a CDS encoding amidohydrolase family protein: MHRIHLATAALVASAALAHPASAQLERGTTATIQPGESCPAGMTEVRPGRCQAPEFAPPSIVDYRPESTLVAEEHLVPRAKFPAVDFHGHPGNIVNPEALAELVSAMDELNVGVMIAANNVSGESLVQAVEAIAASPWPDRVRVMTGIDFSDVGPGWAERAVAQLEADAAAGAVAIGEISKSLGLRYRKADGSRLAIDDPDLDPVWEAAGRLGLPVFIHTADPSEFFEPFDNTNERWLELALFPNRRYPQDEFPSFEQLTEERDNLFRRHPNTIFVTAHLGWHAADLGRLGRLMDELPNLYAEIGAVLYDIGRQPRGAHDFFVRYQDRLLFGKDSFQPNEYPYYWRVLETEDDHFDYYRDYHAYWKLYGIGLPDEVLRKLYFENAVRIMPGLPQTGWPDA; the protein is encoded by the coding sequence ATGCACCGAATCCATCTGGCGACCGCCGCTCTCGTCGCCTCCGCGGCCCTCGCCCACCCCGCTTCCGCCCAGCTCGAGCGGGGCACGACGGCCACCATCCAGCCCGGGGAATCCTGCCCCGCCGGCATGACCGAGGTGCGTCCGGGCCGCTGCCAGGCGCCCGAGTTCGCGCCCCCGAGCATCGTCGACTACCGGCCCGAATCCACCCTGGTGGCCGAAGAACATCTCGTGCCCCGGGCCAAGTTTCCGGCGGTGGACTTTCACGGGCACCCCGGCAACATCGTGAACCCCGAGGCGCTGGCGGAGCTGGTCTCCGCCATGGACGAACTGAACGTCGGGGTGATGATCGCGGCCAACAACGTGTCGGGCGAGTCGCTGGTGCAGGCGGTGGAGGCGATCGCCGCCTCGCCCTGGCCAGATCGCGTGCGGGTGATGACCGGCATCGACTTCAGCGACGTCGGGCCCGGGTGGGCCGAGCGGGCCGTGGCCCAGCTCGAGGCCGACGCCGCGGCCGGAGCGGTCGCCATCGGTGAGATCAGCAAGTCGCTGGGACTGCGGTATCGCAAGGCCGACGGCTCGCGCCTCGCGATCGACGACCCCGATCTCGACCCGGTGTGGGAGGCCGCGGGCCGCCTGGGGCTGCCGGTGTTCATTCACACCGCCGACCCCTCCGAGTTCTTCGAGCCCTTCGACAACACCAACGAGCGGTGGCTCGAACTCGCGCTGTTTCCCAACCGTCGGTACCCGCAGGACGAGTTCCCTTCGTTCGAGCAGCTCACCGAGGAGCGCGACAACCTCTTCCGCCGCCACCCCAACACGATCTTCGTGACGGCGCACCTGGGCTGGCACGCGGCCGACCTCGGCCGCCTCGGTCGGCTGATGGACGAGCTGCCCAACCTGTATGCGGAGATCGGCGCGGTGCTCTACGACATCGGTCGTCAGCCCCGGGGCGCCCACGATTTCTTCGTGCGCTATCAGGATCGACTTCTCTTCGGCAAGGACTCCTTCCAGCCGAACGAGTACCCGTACTACTGGCGGGTGCTCGAAACCGAAGACGATCATTTCGACTACTACCGGGACTACCACGCGTACTGGAAGCTCTACGGCATCGGGCTTCCCGACGAGGTGCTCCGGAAGCTGTACTTCGAAAACGCCGTGCGCATCATGCCCGGGTTGCCGCAGACCGGCTGGCCCGACGCCTGA
- a CDS encoding DUF58 domain-containing protein, whose product MIPREILKQVRRIELSTRGLVNDVLSGEYHSVFKGRGMNFAEVREYQYGDDIRTIDWNVTARAGTPFVKIHEEERELTVMLVVDLSASGEFGTRGRFKAEVAVEICALLAFSAIKNNDKVGLIIFTDRVEKFVPPRKGRRHVLRVLRELLYHRPEGTGTDIAAALDYLNHVQRRRAVTFLVSDFLDDGFEKPLAVAGRRHDLVAVRLRDEREVELPPLGILAIEDPETGERLVVDTSRPAFRARFSETVARRREALDRRLRRSKVDVIDIETGEPYDRPLMRFFRDRARRQR is encoded by the coding sequence GTGATTCCACGCGAGATCCTCAAGCAGGTGCGCCGGATCGAGCTCTCCACCCGAGGGCTCGTGAACGACGTGCTGTCGGGCGAATACCACTCGGTGTTCAAGGGCCGCGGCATGAATTTCGCCGAGGTCCGCGAGTACCAGTACGGCGACGACATCCGCACCATCGACTGGAATGTCACCGCCCGGGCCGGCACCCCCTTCGTGAAGATTCACGAAGAGGAGCGCGAGCTCACGGTGATGCTCGTGGTCGATCTGAGCGCGTCGGGCGAGTTCGGCACCCGCGGGCGCTTCAAGGCGGAGGTGGCCGTCGAGATCTGTGCCCTGCTCGCCTTCAGTGCGATCAAGAACAACGACAAGGTGGGACTGATCATCTTCACCGACCGGGTGGAGAAGTTCGTACCCCCGCGGAAGGGCCGCCGCCATGTGCTGCGCGTGCTCCGCGAACTTCTCTACCATCGACCCGAGGGCACGGGCACCGACATCGCCGCGGCCCTCGACTATCTCAACCACGTGCAGCGCCGGAGGGCCGTCACCTTTCTCGTGTCGGACTTTCTCGACGACGGCTTCGAGAAGCCGCTCGCCGTGGCCGGACGCCGCCACGATCTGGTGGCGGTGCGACTGCGCGACGAGCGCGAGGTCGAGTTGCCGCCCCTGGGCATTCTGGCGATCGAGGATCCGGAAACGGGCGAGCGTCTCGTGGTCGACACCTCGCGGCCGGCCTTCCGGGCGCGCTTCTCCGAAACGGTGGCCCGCCGTCGAGAGGCGCTCGATCGGAGACTCCGCAGAAGCAAGGTGGATGTGATCGACATCGAGACCGGGGAGCCGTACGACCGTCCCCTGATGCGCTTCTTCCGCGATCGCGCCCGGAGGCAGCGGTGA
- a CDS encoding MoxR family ATPase — protein MTSTSQPGLDIEVIQQKIQQESAFVDRLLAEVGRVIVGQRTMVERLLIALLADGHVLMEGVPGLAKTLTVRTLADAIDTTFRRLQFTPDLLPADLVGTLVFDPKDQEFKTKKGPIFANIILADEINRSPAKVQSALLEAMQEHQVTIGESSFPLDDPFLVLATQNPIEQEGTYPLPEAQVDRFMLKLVVGYPTGDDELEIMRRQSVGRSTQVKPVVSPDEILRARRAVEMVYMDPQVERYIVALILATRDPGAHGLTDLTDLIAFGASPRATINLARTARAHAFLQGRAFVTPDDVRSMAMDVLRHRVLLTYEAEAEEVEPDEVITRVLDSVEVP, from the coding sequence GTGACCAGCACCTCTCAGCCCGGCCTCGACATCGAGGTCATTCAGCAGAAGATCCAGCAGGAAAGTGCCTTCGTCGACCGCCTCCTCGCCGAGGTGGGCCGCGTGATCGTGGGTCAGCGCACGATGGTGGAGCGACTCCTGATCGCCCTGCTCGCCGACGGCCACGTGCTCATGGAGGGGGTGCCGGGGCTCGCCAAGACCCTCACGGTGCGCACCCTCGCCGACGCGATCGACACCACCTTCCGGCGCCTGCAGTTCACCCCCGACCTGCTTCCCGCCGATCTCGTGGGCACCCTCGTCTTCGACCCGAAGGACCAGGAGTTCAAGACGAAGAAGGGGCCGATCTTCGCCAACATCATCCTCGCCGACGAAATCAACCGCTCGCCGGCCAAGGTGCAGTCGGCGCTGCTCGAAGCCATGCAGGAGCACCAGGTCACGATCGGCGAGTCGAGCTTTCCCCTCGACGACCCCTTCCTGGTGCTCGCCACGCAGAATCCGATCGAGCAGGAGGGCACCTACCCGCTGCCCGAGGCGCAGGTCGATCGCTTCATGCTCAAGCTCGTGGTCGGGTATCCCACCGGCGACGACGAACTCGAGATCATGCGGCGTCAGTCGGTGGGCCGAAGCACCCAGGTGAAGCCGGTGGTGTCTCCCGACGAGATTCTCCGGGCCCGCAGGGCCGTCGAGATGGTCTACATGGACCCGCAGGTCGAGCGCTACATCGTGGCGCTGATCCTGGCCACCCGCGATCCGGGCGCGCACGGGCTGACCGATCTCACCGATCTCATCGCCTTCGGCGCCTCCCCCCGCGCGACCATCAACCTCGCGCGCACCGCTCGCGCTCACGCCTTTCTCCAGGGCCGCGCCTTCGTCACTCCCGACGACGTGCGGTCGATGGCGATGGACGTGCTGCGCCACCGCGTGCTCCTCACCTACGAGGCCGAAGCCGAGGAGGTGGAGCCCGACGAGGTGATCACCCGGGTGCTCGACAGCGTCGAGGTGCCGTAG